One Anaerolineae bacterium genomic window, CATAGATGCCGGGATATTTGACGCGATCCTTGGTGTAGGGGACGCCGGCGCCGCTCACAATGCCGGCGCCCTCGGCGTCGTACATCAGCGGAGAGGAGGCGGTATTCTCCGGAGGTTGCGCATGGATGGACAACCAGCTCAGCCCCAGGATGATCAGGGCCAGGGTCACCCAAATCCCGAGCCGGCCAAACCAGCGGTCGATCGCTCGTACTTTCATGGACCCCATTCCCTCGGTGCGTGATATCGAGCTTGCCGTACTATACAGGAGAATGCCACCAGCGTCAATTGGCCCCGGCGATAGAATCCCTTTTATATTATACGTGTCATAGCTATACAAAGCATGAAAATAGATAAAAATAGGGTTAAAATTTGTTCATGATGTACCGGCACCCACGCTGTATTATAAAATTTTGGAATAAAAGCATAATCAAATTGCATGGATTTGCGGCGGCGGCTGGACGGTGCTATAATCGCCGGCGAGGAGGACCCATGAACCAGCAAGTACCCAACATCATCTATCTCGATAACGCGGCCACCTCCTGGCCCAAGCCGGCCGGCGTTGCCCAGGCCGTCACAGACTTCATCACCCATATCGGCGCCAACCCCGGCCGCGCCGGCCACCGCCTTTCCACCGCCGCCGCCGAGCTGGTGTACGATACCCGCGCCCTGCTGGCGGAGATGTTCGGCGCCGAGGACCCCCTGCGCGTCGTCTTCTGCAAGAATGTCACCGAAGCCCTGAACACGATCTTGCGCGGGCTCCTGCGGCCCGGCGACCATGTGGTCACCGGCAGTATGGAGCACAATTCCGTCATGCGGCCCCTGCGCGCCCTGGAACGCCAGGGGGTGGAGCTGACGGTGGTGCCGGCATCGCCGGCCGGGGTGTTTCAGCCGCGCCATTTCGAACACGCCCTGCGCCCCAACACGCGCCTGATCGTGCTCAACCATGCCTCCAACGTGGTGGGGACGCTGGCCCCGGTGCGGGAGGTGGGTCAGATCGCCCGGGAGCACGGCATCTGGCTGGTGGTGGACGCGGCGCAGACCGCCGGCGTTTATCCGATCCATATGCCGGCGGACAACATTGACATCTTGTGCTTCACCGGCCATAAGGGACTGCTGGGACCGCAGGGCACTGGCGGGTTCATCCTGGGAGAAAGGGTGCCGGATGATGCCATCGAGCCGCTGATGCGCGGGGGAACGGGAAGCCGCTCCGAAGAGGAGCATCAGCCCGAATTTCTGCCTGACCGCTTCGAGAGCGGCACGCTGAACGCGGCCGGCATCGCCGGCTTGAAAGCCGGCCTGGAATTCCTGCGGGGGGAGGGCATCCAAAGGGTGCGCGCCCACGAGATGGCGCTGACGCGCCGACTGCTCGACGGCCTGCGCGCCATCGCCGGCGTGCAGGTATATGGCACCGGCGACCCGGCACAGCAGGTCGCCGTGGTCTCATTCAACATCGCCGGCATGTCCCCCTCGGAGGCGGCGCTGGCCCTGGATGAAGAGTTCGGCATCCTGTGTCGGGTGGGCCTGCACTGTGCGCCGGCGGCCCACCGCACCATCGGCACATTCCCCCAGGGCACCATTCGCTTCAGCCCCGGCTATTTCACCACGCCGCAGGACATCGACCGGGCGCTGGACGCCGTGGAGGCGCTGGCCCAGCGCGCCCAGGCCTTGATATTCCAGGTTGCGAACCGGGAAAGGAGTGTATATGATGACGAAGACCGTTGACGCTCGTGGGTTGGCATGCCCTCAGCCGGTCATCCTGACGCGCAAGGCCATGCAGGAGGGTGCCGGGCGCATCACCGTCATCGTGGACAGCGAGACGGCGGTGGTCAACGTGACGCGCATGGCCCAGAAAGCCGGCTGGCAGGTGGCGCAGGAACGCCAGGATAATGCGGTGTATTTGCATTTGACCGCGCCGGCCGCCGCGGAACAGCCGCAGGAAGCCCCTGCGCCGGCAGTCTCTGCGCCCGCCGGCCCCACCGTCCTGCTGGTAAAATCGAACCGCATGGGGCACGGGGACGACGAGCTGGGGGAAATCCTTATCCGCGGCTTCTTCCACACCCTCACCGAGATGGAGGATGTGCCGGAGGTTTTCATTTTCCTGAACAGCGGCGTGAAGCTGACCACCGAGGGATCGCCGGTGCTGGATGACCTGCGCGCCTTGGAGGAGCGAGGGGTGGAAATATATTCCTGCGGCACCTGCCTGAACTTCTTCGGCCTGACCGAGGCGCTCAAGGTCGGCGCAGTGTCCAACATGTATTCCATCGGCGAGACACTGCTTTCCGCCGGCAAGGTTATCTCGCCGTAACCGCCAGGCAGGATACCCATGTCAATGTCAGCACAGTACGGCGTGGTGCTCTTCGACTCCACCCAGCGCGCCATCCAGGCGGAGCGGGTGCTCAAGGCCGCCGGCCTGCCGGTCAAGCTGATCCCGGTGCCGCGCCAGGTCAGCTCGGACTGTGGGGTCTGCCTGCGCTTTCTGTGGGAGGACCATGCCCGCGTGGAGGAAGTTCTGCGCACCCATAAGGTAGCATTTGCCGATATCCGGCAGATATAATTGGACGGGATATGGGGGGCAATATGGACGTTTCATCGTACACGATCCGCAACCGCAACGGCCGGCCGGTGCGCCTGACCGAGCTGGCGAGCTGTGCCGGCTGAGCGGGCAAGACAGGTCCGGGTGACCTGGCACGCCTCGTTGAGCCGTTAAAGGGCCTCTTCCGGCCGGCCGATTTCCCCGACCTGCTCGTGGGGTTGGGCTTGCCCGACGACGCGGCGGTATATCGGCTGGATGATCAGCGCGCCCTGGTGCAGACGCTGGACTTCTTCGCGCCGGTGGTGGACGACCCGTATATATATGGTGCGATCGCGGCCGCCAACTCCATGAGCGATGTCTACGCCATGGGCGGCGAGGTGCTGTTCGCGCTGAACATCACCGCCTTCCCCCAATGGTTGGATCGCGCTGTGCTGGCCGAGATACTGCGC contains:
- the yedF gene encoding sulfurtransferase-like selenium metabolism protein YedF, whose protein sequence is MMTKTVDARGLACPQPVILTRKAMQEGAGRITVIVDSETAVVNVTRMAQKAGWQVAQERQDNAVYLHLTAPAAAEQPQEAPAPAVSAPAGPTVLLVKSNRMGHGDDELGEILIRGFFHTLTEMEDVPEVFIFLNSGVKLTTEGSPVLDDLRALEERGVEIYSCGTCLNFFGLTEALKVGAVSNMYSIGETLLSAGKVISP
- a CDS encoding aminotransferase class V-fold PLP-dependent enzyme — translated: MNQQVPNIIYLDNAATSWPKPAGVAQAVTDFITHIGANPGRAGHRLSTAAAELVYDTRALLAEMFGAEDPLRVVFCKNVTEALNTILRGLLRPGDHVVTGSMEHNSVMRPLRALERQGVELTVVPASPAGVFQPRHFEHALRPNTRLIVLNHASNVVGTLAPVREVGQIAREHGIWLVVDAAQTAGVYPIHMPADNIDILCFTGHKGLLGPQGTGGFILGERVPDDAIEPLMRGGTGSRSEEEHQPEFLPDRFESGTLNAAGIAGLKAGLEFLRGEGIQRVRAHEMALTRRLLDGLRAIAGVQVYGTGDPAQQVAVVSFNIAGMSPSEAALALDEEFGILCRVGLHCAPAAHRTIGTFPQGTIRFSPGYFTTPQDIDRALDAVEALAQRAQALIFQVANRERSVYDDEDR
- a CDS encoding DUF3343 domain-containing protein, with the protein product MSAQYGVVLFDSTQRAIQAERVLKAAGLPVKLIPVPRQVSSDCGVCLRFLWEDHARVEEVLRTHKVAFADIRQI
- the selD gene encoding selenide, water dikinase SelD, whose product is MRNRNGRPVRLTELASCAGUAGKTGPGDLARLVEPLKGLFRPADFPDLLVGLGLPDDAAVYRLDDQRALVQTLDFFAPVVDDPYIYGAIAAANSMSDVYAMGGEVLFALNITAFPQWLDRAVLAEILRGGAEKVREAGAAIAGGHTIDDDEPKYGLAVTGIVAIAELMTKAGARAGDQLFLTKPLGTGLITTAAKGGAAQPEHVEAAVQSMLQLNRSASRAARAAGV